Proteins from a single region of Zavarzinella sp.:
- a CDS encoding YHYH protein: MNYSKSILLITGLLLLVAGNVFSHPGHDDVAYLRMWKDSDGRFEIEGSFVMARDGKVQILQQDGSLIWMPLDQLSDTDKAWVRERVEKIKLVNGKTRSPVPESTPTEGVVLDGTSSFSNSLQAVFAAVVLGILALGLSKLTSSRSGMFVGTSVSTVCMVCVLGVAQEVKTKPMIQSHFEPFKDKLSFRSDDKWFYVESKGIPDHQMMVGITAWQQQVPIPQAYVGRNAWQIPLNPKFSEKPISAKFALFRGAIALAANGVPIFNPIKNDGRTDTFLAGELDEFGGHCGRADDYHYHIAPVHLEKIVGKGNPIGYALDGYPLYGFTDSNGKEPNDLDEFNGRMEKTGYRYYSTRKYPYVNGGLRGIVTVKDDQIDPQPRAYSPRPALTPLRGARITGFTRDDAKKTSILKYSLGGKVGSVKYVDGGGSYQFTFTDPSGKVTTESYQIREDGKRPPPKKSNTPPKKKNPGQPKQQDPLKSLDSDGKQLFKEDGPTPKEVSGFTLSSPAFLHHGKIPHEFTGDGTGVSPPLKWSNAPEGTKCFALQLWHKPKDDGDEVKSYWVLTNIPATITSLEKNSKGIGKDGINDKKRTGYIPMNSKGPGVKEYHITLYALSAEPKLNTDKWNRAELLEAIKEITLAETTLSFTHETKRK, encoded by the coding sequence GTGAACTATTCTAAATCCATTTTACTGATTACAGGATTACTGTTACTTGTGGCTGGCAACGTATTCTCCCACCCAGGACACGATGACGTTGCTTACCTGAGAATGTGGAAAGATTCTGATGGGCGATTCGAAATTGAAGGTTCATTTGTCATGGCCCGAGATGGCAAGGTGCAAATACTCCAACAAGATGGATCGTTGATCTGGATGCCGCTCGATCAATTGAGTGATACCGACAAGGCCTGGGTGAGAGAACGGGTTGAGAAGATTAAACTCGTCAACGGAAAAACAAGAAGTCCAGTACCAGAGTCGACGCCCACAGAAGGTGTTGTACTGGATGGCACAAGCTCGTTCTCAAACTCCTTACAAGCTGTATTTGCAGCAGTAGTTCTCGGGATTCTGGCTTTGGGATTAAGTAAGTTGACATCGAGTCGTTCAGGAATGTTTGTTGGAACATCCGTGTCTACTGTGTGCATGGTTTGCGTTCTCGGCGTAGCACAGGAAGTGAAGACGAAGCCTATGATCCAGTCTCACTTTGAGCCCTTTAAAGACAAACTGTCATTTCGTTCTGATGATAAATGGTTCTATGTTGAGTCAAAAGGGATACCCGACCACCAGATGATGGTGGGTATCACGGCATGGCAACAACAAGTTCCGATCCCTCAGGCTTATGTGGGTCGAAATGCATGGCAAATACCACTAAATCCTAAATTTTCCGAGAAGCCGATATCTGCAAAATTTGCGTTATTTCGTGGCGCAATCGCCCTGGCTGCGAACGGTGTGCCGATCTTCAACCCAATCAAAAACGATGGCCGTACCGACACGTTTCTTGCTGGAGAATTGGATGAGTTTGGAGGGCATTGTGGCCGGGCAGACGATTACCATTACCACATAGCCCCGGTTCATCTGGAAAAGATTGTCGGTAAAGGGAATCCGATCGGATACGCGCTGGATGGCTACCCTTTGTATGGGTTCACCGATTCGAACGGTAAAGAACCGAACGATCTCGATGAGTTCAACGGCAGAATGGAGAAAACTGGTTATCGGTATTACTCGACAAGAAAGTACCCCTACGTCAATGGTGGGCTACGTGGTATCGTCACGGTAAAAGATGACCAGATCGACCCTCAACCAAGGGCTTACTCACCCCGGCCTGCACTCACTCCGCTGCGTGGCGCCAGGATTACAGGTTTTACACGTGATGATGCGAAAAAGACATCGATTTTGAAGTACTCCCTGGGTGGTAAGGTCGGCTCAGTAAAATACGTAGACGGTGGCGGTAGTTACCAGTTCACTTTTACTGATCCCAGTGGCAAGGTTACAACCGAGAGTTACCAGATCCGCGAGGATGGCAAACGGCCGCCACCAAAGAAATCGAATACCCCACCAAAAAAGAAAAACCCCGGACAGCCGAAGCAACAGGATCCCCTGAAATCACTCGATTCGGATGGCAAACAACTATTCAAGGAAGATGGTCCAACGCCCAAAGAAGTTAGTGGATTCACGCTTTCCAGTCCAGCTTTCTTACATCATGGAAAGATACCTCATGAATTCACGGGCGATGGCACTGGTGTATCACCACCTCTGAAGTGGTCCAACGCACCAGAAGGTACGAAGTGTTTTGCACTCCAACTTTGGCACAAACCTAAGGACGACGGCGATGAGGTGAAGTCGTATTGGGTGCTCACGAACATTCCCGCCACCATCACGAGCCTGGAGAAGAACAGTAAGGGCATCGGCAAGGATGGCATCAACGATAAGAAACGCACTGGCTACATTCCGATGAATTCGAAGGGGCCAGGTGTAAAAGAGTACCACATCACGCTATATGCCCTGTCCGCTGAGCCGAAGTTAAACACGGACAAATGGAATCGTGCCGAACTGCTCGAAGCAATCAAGGAAATTACCCTTGCAGAAACGACACTCAGTTTCACTCATGAGACGAAGCGAAAGTAG
- a CDS encoding sigma-70 family RNA polymerase sigma factor: MTPEIFEATRLWTLAVPVVSAFITSLVRDFPDRDDVLQETAVAVLESFSRYDPAQSFVGWAIGIARNQVRLHFRRKSRDRIAFDSEVIDALANAFAEQPPHDIKHDRLGECFDALDYRSKELCRLRYEQDLKPAMIGKKVGMAPNAVAKALQRVRDRLRECIEHKAREVDA; this comes from the coding sequence ATGACTCCGGAAATCTTCGAAGCGACACGACTTTGGACGTTAGCTGTACCTGTAGTTTCAGCGTTCATTACGTCCTTAGTGCGTGATTTTCCAGATCGCGACGACGTGCTTCAAGAAACTGCTGTAGCCGTTCTGGAATCCTTTTCCCGGTACGACCCGGCCCAGTCATTTGTCGGTTGGGCGATCGGAATTGCACGCAATCAGGTGCGATTGCATTTTCGACGAAAAAGTCGAGATCGAATCGCATTCGACTCCGAAGTTATCGATGCTCTGGCTAATGCCTTTGCTGAGCAACCACCACATGATATCAAACACGATCGTCTTGGTGAGTGTTTCGATGCGTTAGATTATCGCTCGAAAGAGTTGTGCCGGTTGCGATACGAGCAGGACTTGAAGCCAGCCATGATCGGTAAGAAAGTTGGGATGGCGCCCAATGCAGTGGCAAAAGCTCTCCAGCGAGTTCGTGACCGCCTTCGGGAATGTATCGAGCACAAAGCGAGGGAGGTTGACGCTTGA
- a CDS encoding ISKra4 family transposase gives MIIPDTSSSINPNFLFGLFDRLASEVNRAVQECMPIRDFEQHVQQSVAQIGASAISLYLEMLGDGDVGEKIQTETGEVLHRSEEPRQRSIRTIFGEHRFEQYVYGVDLGRKIDLYPVDVMIQMPANTYSPWFREVMHYLSTKMSYQESSDVISLLYLQKSPVDTLERNIHNLSESAEQFLNEIPIPAPTAEGKILVVSADAKGVPMVRKTKAIPAFDQRYFPGNRRMATLATVYSVNEYFRTAEEIVAALFRENSNREEKRPEPVGKVVAGFLSQCDAEGVLIRGTHHAMVWAAEQVERRHQSGQPLVRLMDGQTSLWEASDVNFDSYETIDILDIIHVASYVWDAAKVFESHREHQEAFARDRLLRILKGDVKSVVSGIRQKATKSELKAEKLKKINQVCNYFEKNYHRMRYDSYLQQGLPIATGVIEGACRHLVMDRMCRTGMRWKTKGAQAMLHARAIDLAGRTRDFHIYLANQEYQRTDRFRKQLNLSHLLPLPG, from the coding sequence ATGATTATCCCAGACACATCTTCTTCAATCAACCCCAACTTCCTGTTTGGCCTATTTGATCGACTCGCATCAGAAGTCAATCGTGCTGTACAGGAATGCATGCCGATTCGTGATTTCGAGCAACATGTTCAACAATCGGTTGCTCAAATTGGTGCTTCAGCAATCTCGTTGTACCTGGAAATGCTTGGCGATGGCGACGTGGGAGAAAAGATCCAGACAGAAACAGGTGAAGTGCTTCATCGCAGCGAAGAACCCCGACAACGGTCCATCCGAACGATCTTTGGTGAGCATCGGTTTGAGCAGTATGTTTATGGCGTCGATCTTGGCCGCAAGATTGATTTGTATCCTGTGGATGTCATGATTCAGATGCCAGCAAACACATATTCTCCGTGGTTTCGCGAGGTCATGCATTATCTCAGCACAAAGATGTCGTATCAGGAATCATCAGATGTGATTTCTTTGTTGTATCTGCAAAAGAGTCCGGTCGATACTCTGGAACGAAATATCCACAATCTGAGTGAATCTGCAGAACAGTTTCTGAATGAGATCCCAATTCCTGCACCAACAGCAGAGGGAAAGATTCTGGTGGTGAGTGCCGATGCCAAAGGAGTCCCCATGGTTCGCAAGACGAAGGCGATTCCAGCGTTTGATCAACGGTATTTTCCTGGTAATCGGCGTATGGCGACGCTGGCGACCGTATATTCCGTGAATGAATATTTTCGAACGGCTGAAGAGATTGTCGCAGCGTTATTTCGAGAAAACTCGAATCGTGAGGAGAAACGCCCCGAACCGGTGGGCAAAGTGGTTGCGGGATTTTTGTCGCAATGTGATGCGGAGGGGGTGCTGATCAGAGGCACGCACCACGCGATGGTGTGGGCAGCAGAACAGGTCGAACGTCGCCACCAATCAGGTCAGCCTTTGGTACGGCTGATGGATGGTCAGACCAGTTTGTGGGAAGCATCTGATGTCAATTTCGATTCATACGAAACAATTGATATCCTGGATATCATTCATGTTGCCAGTTATGTGTGGGATGCGGCAAAAGTGTTTGAGTCTCACCGTGAACATCAGGAAGCGTTTGCTCGAGACCGCCTATTGAGAATCCTGAAGGGAGATGTGAAAAGTGTGGTTTCGGGAATCCGTCAGAAAGCGACAAAAAGCGAATTGAAAGCAGAAAAGTTAAAGAAGATTAATCAGGTTTGCAACTACTTTGAAAAGAACTACCACCGGATGAGATATGACAGCTATTTGCAGCAAGGGCTGCCGATTGCAACTGGGGTGATTGAAGGGGCTTGTCGGCACCTGGTGATGGATCGAATGTGCCGCACGGGAATGAGATGGAAAACGAAAGGGGCCCAGGCAATGCTACACGCCCGAGCAATTGATCTGGCAGGTCGAACCAGAGATTTTCATATTTACCTGGCTAACCAGGAATACCAAAGAACAGACAGGTTCCGCAAACAGCTCAATCTGTCCCACTTATTACCCTTGCCCGGATGA
- a CDS encoding methyltransferase domain-containing protein, with protein MGYQLAIQLQGLIPERVETNFQQAGLVCQPCRQIDLDSPWTWYWLNQLKIPIIYHRKLWELAYVMQAIMENLTWNQGVRGLGFGCGEEPLPSLMVQMGAKVTVTDLAPEASAGKGWSETNQHTSTLAKVHNAGLVDQKLFFDNAELKYVDMNAIPAELDGQYDYCWSVCALEHLGSIQHGLDFILNSAKTLKPGGVAVHTTEINYTKADETIDNYPTVIFLRKHFEQLAARAKELGLEMKPLSFDVGDQPLDRFIDMPPYIFDNEAVMGQWPSQFGNSPPQKGNNNLQQAHLKMLLDGFPSTCYGVIIKKPV; from the coding sequence ATGGGTTACCAACTCGCCATTCAGTTGCAGGGGCTGATCCCGGAGCGAGTGGAAACCAATTTTCAACAGGCGGGGCTCGTGTGCCAGCCGTGCCGTCAGATCGATCTGGATTCCCCCTGGACCTGGTACTGGCTGAATCAATTAAAGATCCCGATTATTTACCACCGGAAACTGTGGGAACTGGCCTACGTGATGCAGGCCATTATGGAAAACCTGACCTGGAATCAGGGTGTGCGTGGGCTGGGTTTCGGTTGTGGGGAAGAGCCGTTGCCCAGTTTGATGGTACAGATGGGTGCCAAAGTGACAGTAACCGACCTGGCACCGGAAGCCAGTGCCGGCAAAGGCTGGAGCGAGACGAATCAGCATACGTCTACCCTGGCAAAAGTACACAATGCCGGGTTGGTGGATCAAAAACTGTTTTTTGATAACGCCGAACTGAAATATGTCGATATGAACGCCATCCCAGCCGAATTGGATGGCCAGTACGATTATTGCTGGTCGGTATGTGCGCTGGAGCACCTTGGCTCGATCCAGCATGGGCTTGATTTTATCCTGAATTCTGCAAAAACCCTCAAACCAGGCGGGGTAGCAGTACACACCACTGAGATCAATTACACCAAAGCAGATGAAACGATCGACAATTACCCCACCGTAATCTTTTTGCGGAAGCATTTTGAACAACTGGCCGCACGTGCAAAAGAACTGGGCCTGGAAATGAAGCCGCTCTCATTTGATGTGGGGGATCAACCACTTGATCGTTTCATCGACATGCCACCCTACATCTTTGACAACGAAGCGGTGATGGGGCAGTGGCCTTCACAATTTGGCAACAGCCCCCCACAGAAGGGAAATAACAACCTGCAGCAGGCCCACCTGAAGATGCTGCTCGATGGCTTCCCATCCACCTGTTATGGGGTGATCATCAAAAAGCCCGTCTGA
- a CDS encoding methyltransferase domain-containing protein — MLGRIRHKIVRYFLKGDVDVRDIDALRWNCKNFGFQLAIQLQGLIPERIENNFQQVGLVCQPCRQADLDSPWTWYWLNRLKVPVIYHRKLWELAYVMQAIMENLNWQPGLSGLGFGCGEEPLPSLMVQMGAKVTVTDLAPEASAGKGWDNTNQHTTTLAKAHNAGLVDQKLFFDNAELKYVDMNAIPAELDGQYDYCWSVCALEHLGSIQHGLDFILNSAKTLKPGGVAVHTTEFNYTKTEKTIDNHGTVLFLRKNFEQLAVRAKELGLEMKPLSFDVGDKPLDRFIDLPPYVCDDQTIMTQWPLQVGNHPPHIGNNSLQQAHLKMLLDGFPSTCYGIIVKKPA, encoded by the coding sequence TTGACGCACTCCGCTGGAATTGTAAGAACTTTGGTTTCCAACTGGCCATCCAGCTGCAGGGGCTGATCCCGGAACGAATTGAAAACAATTTTCAGCAGGTGGGCCTGGTATGCCAGCCATGCCGTCAGGCCGATCTGGATTCCCCATGGACGTGGTACTGGCTGAATCGATTGAAGGTGCCTGTGATCTACCACCGAAAACTGTGGGAACTGGCTTATGTGATGCAGGCCATTATGGAAAACCTGAACTGGCAGCCGGGCCTGAGTGGGCTGGGTTTTGGTTGCGGGGAAGAGCCGCTACCCAGTTTGATGGTGCAGATGGGTGCCAAAGTCACAGTAACCGACCTGGCACCGGAAGCCAGTGCGGGTAAAGGCTGGGATAATACGAATCAGCATACCACCACACTGGCAAAAGCCCACAATGCCGGGCTGGTGGATCAGAAACTGTTTTTCGACAATGCCGAACTGAAATATGTGGATATGAATGCCATCCCAGCAGAATTGGATGGTCAGTATGATTATTGCTGGTCGGTCTGTGCGCTGGAGCACCTCGGTTCGATCCAGCATGGGCTCGATTTTATCCTGAATTCGGCGAAAACATTAAAACCGGGCGGAGTGGCAGTGCACACTACCGAATTTAACTACACAAAAACCGAAAAAACGATCGACAACCACGGCACGGTGTTGTTTCTACGAAAAAACTTTGAACAACTGGCCGTGCGTGCCAAAGAGCTGGGCCTGGAAATGAAACCACTCTCATTTGATGTGGGCGACAAACCACTCGATCGCTTCATCGATCTGCCACCCTATGTGTGCGATGACCAGACGATCATGACACAATGGCCTTTGCAGGTCGGCAATCACCCACCGCATATCGGGAATAACAGCCTGCAGCAGGCCCACCTGAAGATGCTACTTGATGGTTTTCCATCCACCTGTTATGGGATCATCGTCAAAAAACCGGCCTGA